A window of Hirundo rustica isolate bHirRus1 chromosome 27, bHirRus1.pri.v3, whole genome shotgun sequence contains these coding sequences:
- the LOC120763877 gene encoding histone H2B-like produces the protein MEPGPPALHRPLAPAEPPKAAEGCARQSLRCLRLHRQKKKVAYSAHICKLLNRRCSTGDSCLVPSVLAWLGSPQLLGDVALEASRLSHYGRRSHLGHREVLLAAKLVLLRELYKPPPGS, from the exons ATGGAGCCAGgaccccctgccctgcaccGCCCCTTAGCCCCTGCTGAGCCCCCGAAGGCAGCAGAGGGGTGTGCCAGGCAGAGCCTCCGCTGCCTCCGCCTCCACCGGCAGAAGAAGAAAGTGGCTTATTCTGCCCACATCTGCAAGCTCCTCAACCGG agatgTTCCACTGGGGATTCCTGCCTGGTGCCATCCGTGCTGGCCTGGCTgggcagcccccagctcctcGGGGATGTGGCCCTGGAGGCTTCACGGCTGTCGCACTACGGCAGGAGGAGCCACCTTGGCCACCGTGAAGTCCTGCTGGCCGCCAAGCTGGTGCTGCTGCGTGAGCTCTACAAGCCTCCTCCGGGATCCTGA